Proteins encoded within one genomic window of Deinococcus aerophilus:
- a CDS encoding NUDIX domain-containing protein produces the protein MGRLRRVIGTRPVNLVGAAGIVTNGRGEMLLLRRVGASTSGLITGLSELGEALEDTLRREALEEAGLRVGAVELLELLSPTELAQVANGDGFYSDTALFRVTEWSGTPVPDGVEIAEARFFSTHDLPPLTRLGRKAQEGRT, from the coding sequence GTGGGGAGGTTGCGACGGGTCATCGGCACGCGGCCCGTCAATCTCGTGGGTGCGGCGGGCATCGTCACCAATGGGCGCGGCGAAATGCTGTTGCTGCGGCGTGTGGGGGCCAGCACCTCGGGGCTGATCACGGGCCTCAGCGAGCTGGGGGAGGCGCTGGAGGACACCCTCAGGCGTGAGGCCCTGGAGGAGGCCGGGCTGAGGGTCGGCGCGGTGGAGCTGCTGGAACTGCTCAGCCCCACCGAACTCGCTCAGGTGGCGAACGGCGATGGGTTCTACAGCGACACGGCCCTCTTCCGCGTGACCGAATGGAGTGGGACGCCCGTACCGGACGGCGTGGAAATCGCGGAGGCCCGCTTTTTTTCTACCCACGATCTGCCGCCTCTGACCCGGTTGGGCCGCAAGGCCCAGGAGGGGCGGACGTGA
- a CDS encoding NUDIX hydrolase gives MNYVRDLRAMIGHAPVNWVGVCALVLNARHEVLLQRRTDTGGWGTLGGVAELGEALEETLRRELLEEAGLTPITPEFLTVISGPQTYQKLPNGDEFYQVVAVYLVRQWTGTPTPDGEEGTELRFFGLEELPVSLGPVDGQALAGLGRLQTSWAEAAPVLSRY, from the coding sequence GTGAATTATGTCCGTGATCTGCGCGCCATGATCGGTCATGCGCCCGTCAACTGGGTGGGGGTGTGTGCGCTGGTGCTGAATGCCAGACACGAGGTTCTGCTGCAACGTCGAACCGATACCGGGGGGTGGGGAACCCTGGGCGGCGTGGCGGAGCTGGGCGAGGCGTTGGAAGAAACGCTCAGGCGCGAACTGCTGGAGGAGGCGGGCCTCACGCCCATCACCCCTGAGTTTCTGACAGTCATCAGCGGGCCGCAGACCTATCAGAAGCTGCCTAACGGCGATGAGTTCTATCAGGTGGTGGCCGTCTATCTGGTGCGGCAGTGGACCGGCACCCCGACTCCCGACGGCGAGGAGGGCACGGAGTTGCGCTTCTTTGGCCTGGAGGAGTTGCCCGTCTCCCTCGGCCCGGTGGATGGGCAGGCGTTGGCGGGGCTGGGTCGTCTGCAGACAAGCTGGGCAGAGGCGGCTCCAGTCCTGAGCCGGTATTGA
- a CDS encoding GNAT family N-acetyltransferase, with protein MNTELLGRLARAEAAAHARYGRTGETAHFGPLIAVHAGPELPINAAWHDGTRPPTAQELEAFGVFCAHHSQPQTVHLLSAFMPQGWTVLSERGYALDYVLHVYVHDLKRRPAAPPGDLREEEPAGWAAVAARGFGPGTEAIMDAVARAPGTRRFMAWLDGEPAAVAAMSMGEGVAAFHGTATLPPFRRRGVQTALLAHRLHVAAQAGADLASVFVTPGSGSERNVERAGFRLVGARLTVTRHPEALTRHA; from the coding sequence GTGAACACAGAGTTGCTGGGACGGCTGGCCCGCGCGGAGGCGGCCGCCCACGCCCGCTATGGCCGTACAGGCGAGACGGCGCACTTTGGTCCCCTGATCGCGGTCCACGCGGGGCCGGAGCTGCCCATCAACGCGGCCTGGCACGACGGGACCCGCCCGCCCACAGCGCAGGAACTGGAAGCCTTCGGGGTGTTCTGTGCCCATCACAGCCAGCCGCAGACCGTCCATCTGCTCTCGGCCTTCATGCCCCAGGGGTGGACCGTCCTGAGCGAACGCGGCTACGCGCTGGACTACGTATTGCATGTCTACGTGCATGATCTGAAACGGCGGCCTGCCGCGCCGCCCGGCGACCTCCGGGAGGAGGAACCTGCCGGCTGGGCGGCCGTGGCCGCACGGGGGTTTGGGCCCGGAACCGAGGCGATCATGGACGCCGTGGCCCGCGCGCCGGGAACCCGGCGGTTCATGGCGTGGCTGGACGGTGAACCCGCCGCCGTGGCCGCGATGAGCATGGGCGAGGGGGTGGCCGCCTTTCATGGCACCGCCACCCTGCCCCCGTTCCGCAGGCGGGGGGTGCAGACGGCGCTGCTGGCCCACCGGCTGCACGTGGCGGCGCAGGCCGGAGCGGACTTGGCCAGCGTGTTCGTCACGCCCGGCAGTGGCAGTGAACGCAATGTGGAGCGGGCCGGTTTCCGGCTGGTGGGGGCGCGGCTGACCGTGACCCGGCACCCGGAAGCCCTGACCCGGCACGCCTGA
- the cobA gene encoding uroporphyrinogen-III C-methyltransferase, translating into MTDAPASSSRAFVSLIGAGPGDPGLLTLHGQRALQQADVVLFDYLANPELLRHCPEARTIYVGKKGFSEYITQEQINALIVTTAQEGGGQRVARLKGGDVFVFGRGGEEAEACVAAGIPFEVVPGVTSAIAAPAYAGIPVTHRDVARSFAVLTGNTREGGAHYERLSGVDTLLLLMGVRNLDQIAGDLIAAGRDPQTPAATVQWGSTHQQRVATGTLATIAEVVKEAGLEAPAVTVVGEVVRLREKLRWFDNAPAFGGPLSGKTVAVTRTRDGASALGDVLRARGADVLEVPLIRFEPAADGGAAALSALRDLEGWLLLTSNQAVTALFSLLDGAGLDARALARVKVAAVGPSTARSLQERGVRADFVPSTPGARHLGAELPVREEEAALHLTSQLAEDDLQRALEARGLGYRRAELYRTEAARPDLNALERLKNAAVITLASGSAARHLAALASADFDPLSLPAAAMGPQTADAAREAGFTRVTVAGTASLDALADAAEVAAGQSSRQ; encoded by the coding sequence ATGACCGATGCTCCCGCCTCCTCTTCCCGCGCCTTCGTCTCCCTGATCGGGGCCGGGCCGGGCGATCCTGGCCTGCTTACCCTGCACGGCCAGCGCGCGCTGCAACAGGCCGACGTGGTGCTGTTCGATTACCTCGCCAATCCCGAACTGTTGCGTCACTGCCCCGAGGCCCGGACCATCTACGTGGGCAAGAAGGGCTTTTCCGAGTACATCACCCAGGAGCAGATCAATGCGCTGATCGTGACCACCGCGCAGGAGGGGGGCGGTCAGCGGGTGGCCCGCCTGAAGGGCGGCGACGTGTTCGTGTTCGGACGCGGCGGCGAGGAGGCCGAGGCGTGCGTGGCGGCGGGCATTCCTTTTGAGGTCGTGCCGGGCGTCACAAGTGCCATCGCCGCGCCCGCCTACGCCGGGATTCCGGTGACGCACCGCGACGTGGCCCGTTCCTTCGCGGTGCTCACCGGCAACACGCGCGAGGGCGGCGCCCACTACGAACGCCTCTCGGGCGTGGACACCTTGCTGCTCCTGATGGGCGTGCGCAACCTCGACCAGATCGCGGGCGATCTGATCGCCGCCGGACGTGACCCACAGACCCCCGCCGCCACCGTGCAGTGGGGCAGCACCCATCAGCAGCGCGTGGCGACCGGCACCCTGGCCACCATCGCGGAGGTGGTGAAGGAGGCGGGCCTGGAAGCCCCCGCCGTCACCGTGGTGGGCGAGGTGGTGCGCCTGCGCGAGAAGCTGCGCTGGTTCGACAACGCCCCGGCCTTCGGCGGTCCGCTGAGCGGTAAGACCGTGGCCGTGACCCGCACTCGGGACGGAGCGAGCGCCCTGGGAGACGTATTGCGCGCGCGCGGCGCAGATGTGCTGGAGGTGCCGCTGATCCGCTTTGAACCGGCGGCGGACGGAGGGGCCGCCGCCCTGTCTGCCCTGCGTGACTTGGAAGGCTGGTTGCTGCTCACAAGCAATCAGGCGGTGACGGCGCTGTTCTCGCTGCTCGACGGAGCCGGGCTGGATGCCCGCGCCCTGGCCCGCGTGAAGGTGGCGGCTGTGGGCCCCAGCACCGCCCGCAGCCTGCAGGAGCGTGGCGTGCGCGCCGACTTCGTGCCGTCCACACCCGGCGCGCGCCATCTGGGCGCAGAGCTGCCGGTGCGGGAGGAAGAGGCCGCCCTGCACCTGACCTCGCAGCTGGCCGAGGATGACCTGCAAAGGGCGCTGGAGGCGCGGGGCCTGGGCTACCGCCGGGCCGAACTGTACCGCACCGAGGCGGCCCGGCCCGACCTCAATGCCCTGGAACGGCTGAAGAACGCGGCCGTCATCACCCTGGCCTCGGGCAGCGCGGCCCGCCACCTCGCGGCGCTGGCCTCGGCGGACTTTGACCCGCTGTCTTTGCCCGCCGCCGCGATGGGGCCGCAAACGGCCGACGCGGCGCGCGAGGCTGGCTTTACCCGGGTGACGGTGGCCGGGACTGCCAGCCTGGACGCCCTGGCGGACGCCGCAGAGGTGGCGGCGGGTCAGTCTTCCCGCCAGTAG